A window from Actinomycetospora corticicola encodes these proteins:
- a CDS encoding inositol monophosphatase family protein, whose amino-acid sequence MIDGDVHELATGLEKIAVEVAQETAALALAVRDRVVGDRSVADMTTKSSATDVVTAGDRECEALVRERLAALRPDDAVLGEEEGGVTAPRPGQLRWVVDPIDGTVNYTHGLPWFSVSLGVEVDGRAVAGAVVEPVSGRIWSAAAGHGARLDDRPLRASALDRVDIAVVGTGLAYDPARRARQAALLGRIASSIGDVRRQGCASLDLCSVAAGWIDGFYEHGLKPWDWSAGALIAEEAGAVVRRPATDGPGLDDGWGPEATFAAGPALAAALADLLRGAGAAEL is encoded by the coding sequence GTGATCGACGGGGACGTCCACGAACTCGCGACCGGCCTGGAGAAGATCGCGGTCGAGGTGGCGCAGGAGACCGCCGCGCTGGCCCTCGCGGTGCGCGACCGGGTCGTCGGCGACCGCTCCGTCGCGGACATGACGACCAAGAGCTCGGCCACCGACGTCGTCACCGCGGGCGACCGCGAGTGCGAGGCCCTCGTGCGGGAACGGCTGGCGGCGCTGCGTCCCGACGACGCCGTGCTCGGCGAGGAGGAGGGCGGGGTGACCGCGCCCCGGCCCGGACAGCTCCGCTGGGTGGTCGACCCGATCGACGGCACCGTGAACTACACCCACGGCCTGCCGTGGTTCTCGGTCTCGCTCGGGGTCGAGGTCGACGGCCGGGCCGTCGCGGGCGCGGTGGTCGAGCCGGTCTCGGGCCGGATCTGGAGCGCCGCGGCGGGACACGGCGCGCGCCTCGACGACCGACCGCTGCGGGCGTCCGCGCTCGACCGCGTGGACATCGCCGTCGTCGGGACGGGACTGGCCTACGACCCGGCCCGCCGGGCCCGGCAGGCCGCCCTCCTCGGGCGGATCGCGTCGTCGATCGGCGACGTCCGCCGGCAGGGATGTGCCTCGCTGGACCTGTGCTCGGTCGCCGCGGGCTGGATCGACGGCTTCTACGAGCACGGCCTCAAGCCGTGGGACTGGTCGGCGGGGGCGCTGATCGCCGAGGAGGCCGGCGCGGTGGTGCGGCGCCCGGCCACCGACGGCCCCGGTCTCGACGACGGGTGGGGCCCGGAGGCGACGTTCGCCGCCGGTCCCGCGCTCGCGGCGGCGCTGGCCGACCTGCTGCGGGGCGCGGGCGCGGCGGAGCTCTGA
- the ppgK gene encoding polyphosphate--glucose phosphotransferase: MRRLGIDVGGTGVKGNVVDTETGELVADRVRIETPHPATPEAVADTVAAVVEACAYEGPVGITLPSVVKDGIAHTAANIDPTWPGTDAVTLFSERLGRRPVFVLNDADAAGLAEVRFGAGAGRRGVVCLLTIGTGIGSALFLDGRLLPSTEFGHLQVDGHDAETRASASAREREDLSWAKWAKRFSRYLQTLEDLIWPDLFVLGGGVSKKPDKWLPLLEARTEIAVAQLQNQAGIVGAAMAAAEDTSP; encoded by the coding sequence ATGCGACGGCTGGGGATCGACGTCGGCGGCACCGGCGTGAAGGGCAACGTGGTCGACACCGAGACCGGGGAGCTGGTGGCCGACCGCGTCCGGATCGAGACGCCCCACCCCGCCACCCCGGAGGCGGTCGCCGACACCGTGGCGGCGGTGGTCGAGGCCTGCGCCTACGAGGGGCCGGTGGGCATCACCCTGCCCTCGGTGGTCAAGGACGGGATCGCCCACACCGCGGCCAACATCGACCCCACGTGGCCCGGCACGGACGCGGTGACCCTGTTCTCCGAGCGCCTCGGGCGCCGGCCGGTGTTCGTGCTCAACGACGCCGACGCGGCCGGGCTCGCCGAGGTGCGCTTCGGCGCCGGGGCCGGCCGGCGTGGCGTCGTCTGCCTGCTGACCATCGGGACGGGGATCGGGTCGGCGCTCTTCCTCGACGGCCGGCTGCTCCCCTCCACCGAGTTCGGGCACCTGCAGGTCGACGGCCACGACGCGGAGACCCGGGCGTCGGCGTCCGCGCGGGAGCGCGAGGACCTGTCGTGGGCGAAGTGGGCCAAGCGCTTCTCCCGCTACCTGCAGACCCTCGAGGACCTGATCTGGCCGGACCTCTTCGTGCTCGGCGGCGGGGTGAGCAAGAAGCCGGACAAGTGGCTCCCGCTGCTGGAGGCGCGCACCGAGATCGCGGTCGCCCAGCTGCAGAACCAGGCGGGCATCGTCGGCGCGGCGATGGCCGCGGCGGAGGACACGAGCCCCTGA
- a CDS encoding RNA polymerase sigma factor, whose translation MAAADSARRRATTATAEQPSGPLGVVTEEADATTGAAPKATRARAATKAAPKGAAATKAPAKKAPAKKAAPAKKGAKTEGAEGETPEGELEDAPGDADLTEEVEALGAEVVVEEVETEEPTEEDKKSGDFVWDEEESEALRQARKDAELTASADSVRAYLKQIGKVALLNAEEEVELAKRIEAGLYAAERLRKVAETQQELQTQMRRDLRWIVRDGERAKSHLLEANLRLVVSLAKRYTGRGMAFLDLIQEGNLGLIRAVEKFDYTKGYKFSTYATWWIRQAITRAMADQARTIRIPVHMVEVINKLGRIQRELLQDLGREPTPEELAKEMDITPDKVLEIQQYAREPISLDQTIGDEGDSQLGDFIEDSEAVVAVDAVSFTLLQDQLQSVLATLSEREAGVVRLRFGLTDGQPRTLDEIGQVYGVTRERIRQIESKTMSKLRHPSRSQVLRDYLD comes from the coding sequence GTGGCAGCCGCAGATTCCGCCCGCCGTCGCGCCACCACCGCCACGGCGGAGCAGCCCTCCGGTCCGCTCGGGGTGGTGACCGAGGAGGCCGACGCCACGACCGGCGCCGCTCCGAAGGCGACCCGGGCGCGCGCCGCGACGAAGGCCGCCCCCAAGGGCGCCGCCGCCACGAAGGCCCCGGCCAAGAAGGCCCCCGCGAAGAAGGCCGCGCCCGCCAAGAAGGGCGCGAAGACCGAGGGCGCCGAGGGCGAGACCCCGGAGGGCGAGCTCGAGGACGCCCCCGGCGACGCCGACCTCACCGAGGAGGTCGAGGCCCTCGGGGCCGAGGTCGTCGTCGAGGAGGTCGAGACCGAGGAGCCCACCGAGGAGGACAAGAAGTCCGGCGACTTCGTCTGGGACGAGGAGGAGTCCGAGGCGCTGCGCCAGGCGCGCAAGGACGCCGAGCTCACCGCCTCCGCCGACTCGGTCCGCGCCTACCTCAAGCAGATCGGCAAGGTGGCGCTGCTCAACGCCGAGGAGGAGGTCGAGCTCGCCAAGCGGATCGAGGCCGGCCTCTACGCGGCGGAGCGCCTGCGCAAGGTCGCCGAGACCCAGCAGGAGCTGCAGACGCAGATGCGTCGCGACCTGCGGTGGATCGTCCGCGACGGCGAGCGCGCCAAGTCCCACCTGCTCGAGGCGAACCTCCGCCTCGTCGTCTCGCTGGCCAAGCGCTACACCGGCCGCGGCATGGCGTTCCTGGACCTGATCCAGGAGGGCAACCTCGGTCTGATCCGTGCGGTCGAGAAGTTCGACTACACCAAGGGCTACAAGTTCTCGACCTACGCGACGTGGTGGATCCGCCAGGCCATCACCCGCGCCATGGCCGACCAGGCCCGCACCATCCGCATCCCGGTGCACATGGTGGAGGTCATCAACAAGCTCGGCCGCATACAGCGTGAGCTGCTCCAGGACCTCGGGCGCGAGCCCACTCCTGAAGAGCTGGCCAAGGAAATGGACATCACCCCGGACAAGGTGCTGGAGATCCAGCAGTACGCCCGGGAGCCGATCTCGCTCGACCAGACGATCGGCGACGAGGGCGACTCGCAGCTCGGTGACTTCATCGAGGACTCCGAGGCCGTCGTGGCCGTCGACGCCGTGTCCTTCACCCTGCTGCAGGACCAGCTGCAGTCGGTCCTCGCGACGCTCTCCGAGCGCGAGGCGGGCGTGGTCCGGCTGCGCTTCGGCCTCACCGACGGCCAGCCGCGCACCCTCGACGAGATCGGCCAGGTCTACGGCGTGACGCGCGAGCGCATCCGCCAGATCGAGTCGAAGACGATGTCGAAGCTGCGCCACCCGTCGCGCTCGCAGGTCCTGCGCGACTACCTGGACTAG
- a CDS encoding EamA family transporter, translating to MTSSRWTVPLLSALFVLLWASGFIAAKLATRTTDVPTVLFWRFVIAAAVTGAVAAWLRPGLPRGRALGHLVVTALLLQVGVFSAVFTGLARGVPAGLTSLIVGLAPLLVGLLTPLVLSTRLGAAPVIGLIIGAGGVYIVVSGDLTGGGPVGPVLLPVLGMAFLTAGTLYQKRFNDDTPVAASVVVQMVTSMVVLAAAMPFLGPQWLPTGAGGWFAVTWLGVVNSAGTFAVMFVLLRRRSTVHVSALLNLSPATTALLAVPLLAEPLTGRAVLGLAVALVGMFVGLGTWPRRRGADQHAAAQLQGR from the coding sequence GTGACGTCGTCGCGGTGGACCGTCCCGCTGCTCAGCGCGCTGTTCGTGCTGCTGTGGGCCTCGGGGTTCATCGCGGCGAAGCTCGCCACGCGCACCACCGACGTCCCCACCGTGCTGTTCTGGCGGTTCGTCATCGCCGCCGCCGTGACCGGTGCGGTCGCCGCGTGGCTGCGGCCCGGCCTGCCGCGCGGCCGGGCACTCGGCCACCTGGTGGTCACCGCGCTGCTGCTGCAGGTCGGGGTGTTCTCGGCGGTGTTCACCGGGCTCGCCCGGGGCGTGCCCGCGGGCCTGACCAGCCTCATCGTCGGCCTCGCGCCGCTGCTCGTCGGGCTGCTCACGCCGCTCGTGCTCTCCACCCGCCTCGGCGCGGCGCCGGTGATCGGCCTGATCATCGGTGCAGGCGGGGTCTACATCGTCGTCTCCGGTGACCTGACCGGCGGCGGGCCGGTCGGTCCGGTGCTGCTCCCGGTGCTCGGGATGGCCTTCCTGACGGCGGGCACGCTCTACCAGAAGCGCTTCAACGACGACACGCCCGTCGCCGCCAGCGTGGTCGTCCAGATGGTCACCTCGATGGTGGTCCTCGCGGCGGCGATGCCGTTCCTCGGGCCGCAGTGGCTCCCGACCGGAGCGGGCGGCTGGTTCGCCGTGACGTGGCTCGGCGTCGTGAACTCGGCCGGCACGTTCGCGGTGATGTTCGTGCTCCTGCGCCGCCGCTCCACCGTCCACGTCTCCGCGCTGCTCAACCTCTCCCCGGCTACGACGGCGCTGCTGGCGGTGCCGCTGCTCGCCGAGCCGCTGACCGGCCGAGCCGTGCTCGGCCTCGCCGTCGCCCTCGTCGGGATGTTCGTCGGCCTCGGCACGTGGCCCCGGCGCCGCGGGGCCGACCAGCACGCCGCTGCGCAGCTCCAGGGGCGCTAG
- a CDS encoding hotdog domain-containing protein produces the protein MTGASTAERAAAALAIPLQEALGARPADPAAPTAGLLFPVRGLAINPGGTLHAGALGAILELQGFLTLLPELADDEHAVTHHISTQLLSPGQRDEEVLVTAILERRTRRLGFVSATATVGERLVARSQITKSVIAVR, from the coding sequence GTGACCGGAGCGTCGACCGCCGAGCGCGCCGCGGCGGCGCTCGCGATCCCGCTGCAGGAGGCCCTCGGGGCTCGGCCGGCCGACCCGGCGGCGCCCACCGCGGGACTGCTCTTCCCGGTCCGCGGCCTCGCCATCAACCCCGGCGGGACGCTGCACGCCGGCGCGCTGGGCGCGATCCTCGAGCTGCAGGGCTTCCTCACGCTGCTGCCCGAGCTCGCCGACGACGAGCACGCCGTCACCCACCACATCTCGACCCAGCTGCTCAGCCCGGGGCAGCGGGACGAGGAGGTGCTGGTGACCGCGATCCTGGAGCGCCGCACCCGGCGGCTCGGGTTCGTCAGCGCCACCGCGACCGTCGGCGAGCGGCTCGTGGCGCGCAGCCAGATCACGAAGTCGGTCATCGCGGTCCGCTGA
- a CDS encoding Uma2 family endonuclease — protein MTTAQPWPDHLLSLDEWEALDEELVKTAELVEGVLVVSPSPGPPHQNLMWRLCAALAPQVAPDHVLVPDIDVLIDAGPPPTVRKPDVAVVRAEAFRRGGRLVPVDLLAAVEILSPGSRRTDRVAKLAEYAEGGIPHYGIVDPDGPTLTEFVLVDGAYRVVTEHRGVAPLGFGATLDLAALR, from the coding sequence GTGACGACGGCGCAGCCCTGGCCCGACCACCTGCTCTCGCTCGACGAGTGGGAGGCGCTCGACGAGGAACTGGTCAAGACGGCCGAGCTCGTCGAGGGGGTGCTGGTCGTGTCCCCGAGCCCGGGCCCGCCGCACCAGAACCTCATGTGGCGGCTCTGTGCCGCCCTCGCTCCCCAGGTCGCGCCCGACCACGTCCTCGTGCCGGACATCGACGTCCTCATCGACGCCGGCCCTCCCCCGACGGTCCGCAAGCCCGACGTCGCCGTGGTCCGCGCCGAGGCCTTCCGACGGGGTGGGCGACTCGTCCCCGTCGACCTGCTCGCCGCCGTCGAGATCCTGTCCCCGGGCAGTCGCCGCACCGACCGGGTCGCCAAGCTCGCGGAGTACGCCGAGGGCGGCATCCCGCACTACGGCATCGTCGACCCCGACGGCCCGACGCTGACCGAGTTCGTGCTCGTCGACGGCGCCTACCGGGTCGTCACCGAGCACCGCGGGGTCGCCCCGCTCGGGTTCGGTGCCACGCTCGACCTCGCGGCCCTGCGCTAA
- a CDS encoding inositol monophosphatase family protein, whose product MSAADTVTPGSPAYAEDAALARELADATGRLLLDLRASTPTGRDREYAGDEQAHEYLTTELARRRPDDAVLSEEGSLDPADRRGRRLWIVDPLDGSSGFGRGTDEWGVHVALVVDGQLAAGAVAIPGRGALVDSDTVAHIPDSPVGDELAVTVSRSRPPHELRAVERAFDVRLVKRSAAGVKTLAVLDGEADVYLHSGGQYEWDNAAPMAVAMAAGLIATRIDGSPVPYGQDDPYSPDLLIARPSVHAAVLAVLRGH is encoded by the coding sequence GTGAGCGCAGCAGACACCGTGACGCCCGGCAGCCCCGCCTACGCGGAGGACGCCGCGCTCGCCCGGGAGCTCGCCGACGCCACCGGGCGTCTGCTGCTCGACCTCCGCGCGTCCACCCCGACGGGGCGCGACCGCGAGTACGCCGGCGACGAGCAGGCGCACGAGTACCTCACCACCGAACTCGCCCGACGCCGCCCGGACGACGCGGTGCTCTCCGAGGAGGGTTCGCTGGACCCGGCCGACCGGCGGGGCCGGCGCCTCTGGATCGTCGACCCGCTCGACGGCTCCTCCGGCTTCGGGCGCGGCACCGACGAGTGGGGGGTGCACGTCGCGCTCGTCGTCGACGGGCAGCTCGCGGCGGGTGCGGTCGCGATACCGGGCCGCGGCGCGCTCGTCGACTCCGACACGGTGGCGCACATCCCGGACTCCCCCGTCGGCGACGAGCTCGCGGTCACCGTGAGCCGCTCCCGGCCCCCGCACGAGCTGCGCGCGGTCGAGCGGGCCTTCGACGTCCGACTGGTCAAGCGTTCGGCGGCCGGGGTGAAGACGCTCGCGGTGCTCGACGGCGAGGCCGACGTCTACCTGCACTCCGGCGGCCAGTACGAGTGGGACAACGCCGCGCCGATGGCGGTCGCGATGGCCGCGGGTCTGATCGCCACCCGCATCGACGGCTCGCCCGTGCCCTACGGGCAGGACGACCCCTACTCCCCCGACCTGCTCATCGCCCGGCCGAGCGTGCACGCGGCGGTGCTGGCGGTGCTGCGGGGTCACTGA
- a CDS encoding aldo/keto reductase translates to MTSLPDDGLCLGGNVFGWTADEPTSHALLDAFVDAGGRMIDTADSYMARAEGNSGGESETVIGNWLARTGRRDDVVIATKVGSWEQRKGLRPENIRAACDDSLRRLQTDHIDLYYAHRDDPDTPQEDYVAAFDELVRAGKVRAVGASNFDADRLACALELADKHDLTRFSAVQPHYNLVERDYERDLAPLVEREGLVCYPYFGLAKGFLTGKYRAGQDTVDSGASSGAMAGARAEGARAYLDDHGVAVLGVLDEIAAAHDVPVAAVSLAWLAAQPTVGAPIASGRTLQQLGEILPAVSLQLSDDELRRLSDV, encoded by the coding sequence ATGACCTCTCTTCCTGACGACGGGCTCTGCCTGGGTGGGAACGTCTTCGGCTGGACCGCGGACGAACCGACCTCGCACGCCCTGCTCGACGCCTTCGTCGACGCCGGCGGCCGCATGATCGACACCGCGGACTCCTACATGGCGCGGGCCGAGGGCAACTCCGGCGGCGAGTCCGAGACCGTGATCGGGAACTGGCTGGCGCGCACCGGGCGCCGCGACGACGTGGTCATCGCGACCAAGGTCGGCTCCTGGGAGCAGCGCAAGGGCCTGCGGCCGGAGAACATCCGCGCCGCCTGCGACGACTCGCTGCGCCGCCTGCAGACCGACCACATCGACCTCTACTACGCCCACCGCGACGACCCCGACACCCCGCAGGAGGACTACGTCGCGGCCTTCGACGAGCTGGTCCGCGCCGGGAAGGTCCGCGCCGTCGGCGCCTCCAACTTCGACGCCGACCGCCTGGCCTGCGCCCTCGAGCTCGCCGACAAGCACGACCTCACCCGGTTCTCGGCGGTGCAGCCGCACTACAACCTCGTCGAGCGGGACTACGAGCGGGACCTGGCGCCGCTGGTCGAGCGCGAGGGGCTGGTCTGCTACCCGTACTTCGGTCTGGCGAAGGGCTTCCTGACGGGGAAGTACCGGGCCGGGCAGGACACCGTCGACTCGGGGGCCTCCTCGGGCGCGATGGCGGGCGCCCGTGCCGAGGGCGCCCGCGCCTACCTCGACGACCACGGCGTGGCGGTGCTCGGGGTGCTCGACGAGATCGCCGCGGCGCACGACGTGCCGGTGGCCGCGGTGTCGCTGGCCTGGCTCGCGGCGCAGCCGACCGTCGGGGCGCCGATCGCCTCGGGCCGGACGCTGCAGCAGCTGGGCGAGATCCTGCCCGCGGTGTCGTTGCAGCTCAGCGACGACGAGCTGCGGCGCCTCTCGGACGTCTGA
- a CDS encoding endonuclease/exonuclease/phosphatase family protein, with the protein MGHPVLRATAGALVATAVLLPEVLGVDRTPPWPIVTAFRRRLALGTAGVAAVAASRPGARRDVGLGAGLVAGAALAVSTVRHRPGTDGSRDGSLDGSPDSEPLCVLSANVWIGRADPEALAAVIRRERPDVVALLEAGDRFRHRLATRIDDLGYRGWSAAPGRAEVEATGAGDHPCTTVLAAPGLGDVSVRTLTRDTSSGWIELTDGALGEVRVLAVHPTVLLPRRTHEWRRDLARLAALVADDPRPTVVVGDLNATLEHHALQPVLRHARSAAAETGRDRVGTWPAGRPRRLGVAIDHVLVSAAVGVEAVEVLDVPGSDHRALLARLRRPRGAAARRR; encoded by the coding sequence GTGGGACACCCCGTACTGCGCGCGACGGCGGGCGCGCTCGTGGCCACCGCCGTCCTGCTCCCGGAGGTCCTCGGGGTCGACCGGACCCCGCCGTGGCCGATCGTCACGGCGTTCCGACGACGGCTCGCGCTCGGCACGGCCGGCGTCGCCGCGGTCGCGGCGTCCCGGCCGGGGGCACGGCGGGACGTCGGGCTCGGGGCCGGGCTCGTCGCCGGGGCCGCACTCGCCGTCTCGACGGTGCGGCACCGGCCGGGCACCGACGGGAGCCGGGACGGCAGCCTCGACGGCAGCCCGGACTCCGAGCCGCTGTGCGTGCTCTCGGCCAACGTGTGGATCGGGCGGGCGGACCCGGAGGCGCTCGCGGCCGTGATCCGCCGGGAGCGGCCCGACGTCGTGGCGCTGCTCGAGGCGGGCGACCGGTTCCGGCACCGCCTCGCGACCCGGATCGACGATCTCGGCTACCGCGGGTGGTCCGCCGCCCCGGGGCGCGCGGAGGTCGAGGCCACCGGGGCGGGCGACCACCCCTGCACCACCGTGCTGGCGGCCCCCGGGCTCGGCGACGTCTCGGTGCGGACGCTCACCCGGGACACGTCGTCGGGCTGGATCGAGCTCACCGACGGCGCCCTCGGGGAGGTCCGCGTCCTGGCCGTGCACCCCACGGTCCTGCTGCCGCGCCGCACCCACGAGTGGCGCCGGGACCTGGCCCGTCTCGCGGCACTCGTCGCCGACGACCCGCGTCCCACGGTGGTCGTCGGCGACCTGAACGCGACGCTGGAGCACCACGCGCTGCAGCCGGTCCTGCGGCACGCCCGCTCGGCCGCCGCCGAGACGGGTCGCGACCGGGTGGGGACGTGGCCGGCGGGTCGGCCCCGCCGGCTCGGCGTCGCGATCGACCACGTCCTCGTGTCCGCCGCCGTGGGCGTCGAGGCGGTCGAGGTCCTCGACGTCCCCGGCAGCGACCACCGCGCGCTGCTCGCGCGGCTCAGACGTCCGAGAGGCGCCGCAGCTCGTCGTCGCTGA
- a CDS encoding glutamine synthetase family protein gives MTENVTGNPSERGRDLAAALAADGVAGLTIAWADNNGIPRSRTVPVSALPQVATSGVGVTHLFAVFDTNDAIAFGSPGMQNASGDVRLVPQLDRVTRLAGQPAFAWAPGKQVAADGGPWAFDQRSVLERVVDRLAAEDYTALVGYEMEFGVYEPETDPEDSELLPAHHGPAYSPHALLPIDGFVASVMRDAEANGLRLGQIHAEYGPAQVELSLAATDPLTAADQQLLARQTILAAAEAHGLRVSFAPLPTLNGAGNGWHVHTSLWRHGDNLLAGGPEGPRGTAGAGYVAGLLRDLPALAAVTAPSQGSLARLRPGFFAGAFSGFWGVENREAPLRYVPGSALLGEDHANVELKTSDASANPFLALAAILTSGVAGIEENLVPPAPTAEDPGTWKKKQRAAAGIEKLPATQAEQEEALRGNPRVAGVLGEELLEAFLAVRRADATWAAQKDTEEVLAAWRWKY, from the coding sequence GTGACCGAGAACGTGACCGGGAATCCGAGCGAGCGCGGCCGGGACCTGGCGGCGGCCCTCGCCGCCGACGGGGTCGCCGGTCTGACGATCGCGTGGGCCGACAACAACGGCATCCCCCGCTCCCGCACGGTCCCGGTGTCGGCCCTGCCCCAGGTGGCGACCAGCGGCGTCGGCGTCACCCACCTCTTCGCCGTGTTCGACACGAACGACGCGATCGCCTTCGGCTCGCCCGGCATGCAGAACGCCTCCGGCGACGTCCGGCTCGTCCCGCAGCTCGACCGTGTCACCCGCCTCGCCGGGCAGCCGGCGTTCGCCTGGGCGCCCGGGAAGCAGGTCGCCGCCGACGGCGGGCCGTGGGCGTTCGACCAGCGCTCCGTGCTCGAGCGGGTCGTGGACCGCCTCGCCGCCGAGGACTACACCGCCCTCGTCGGCTACGAGATGGAGTTCGGGGTCTACGAGCCGGAGACCGACCCGGAGGACTCCGAGCTCCTCCCGGCCCACCACGGCCCCGCCTACAGCCCGCACGCGCTGCTGCCGATCGACGGCTTCGTCGCCTCGGTGATGCGCGACGCCGAGGCCAACGGCCTGCGCCTCGGACAGATCCACGCCGAGTACGGGCCCGCCCAGGTGGAGCTCTCGCTCGCGGCCACCGACCCGCTGACCGCCGCCGATCAGCAGCTGCTCGCCCGTCAGACGATCCTCGCGGCCGCCGAGGCCCACGGTCTGCGCGTCTCCTTCGCCCCGCTGCCCACCCTGAACGGGGCCGGGAACGGTTGGCACGTGCATACCTCGCTGTGGCGTCACGGCGACAACCTGCTCGCGGGCGGCCCGGAGGGTCCGCGCGGCACGGCCGGCGCGGGGTACGTCGCCGGCCTGCTGCGCGACCTCCCCGCCCTCGCCGCGGTCACCGCGCCCTCGCAGGGCTCGCTGGCCCGGCTGCGCCCCGGGTTCTTCGCGGGCGCCTTCTCCGGCTTCTGGGGCGTGGAGAACCGCGAGGCCCCGCTGCGCTACGTGCCGGGATCGGCGCTGCTCGGCGAGGACCACGCCAACGTCGAGCTGAAGACCTCCGACGCCTCGGCCAACCCCTTCCTCGCCCTCGCCGCGATCCTGACGTCGGGGGTGGCCGGGATCGAGGAGAACCTCGTCCCGCCGGCCCCGACCGCCGAGGACCCGGGCACCTGGAAGAAGAAGCAGCGCGCCGCGGCGGGCATCGAGAAGCTCCCGGCCACGCAGGCCGAGCAGGAGGAGGCGCTGCGCGGGAACCCGCGCGTCGCCGGGGTGCTCGGCGAGGAGCTCCTGGAGGCCTTCCTGGCCGTGCGCCGCGCCGACGCGACGTGGGCGGCGCAGAAGGACACCGAGGAGGTCCTCGCCGCCTGGCGCTGGAAGTACTGA
- a CDS encoding EamA family transporter, with amino-acid sequence MVSRSSTTSGPPAPLLFVLGGASMYVGAALAVGLFDRVSPAGVAWLRLAGAAVVLAVWRLAARWFARGDRVRWSRRRVVLAGAFGLVTAGMNIVFYEAIARLPLGTAVAVEFAGPVLVAALGSRSRRDWSALALVVLGVALIADVRLEGSPAGVVFALLAALLWAGYIVLGARVSSGSGSTGEGIDGLAIGFVVAAVVLSPLALTAAPIAGEPVLLGTALALGVLSSVVPYVLDQVVLRRVGRARFALLLALLPLTATVVGLVGLAQVPAPLEAVGIAAVIVGVALRREPAAAD; translated from the coding sequence ATGGTGAGTCGATCTTCGACGACGAGCGGTCCGCCCGCGCCGCTACTCTTCGTGCTCGGTGGCGCGTCGATGTACGTGGGCGCGGCCCTCGCCGTGGGCCTGTTCGACCGGGTGTCGCCCGCCGGGGTGGCGTGGCTCCGGCTGGCCGGCGCGGCGGTGGTGCTCGCGGTCTGGCGGCTCGCGGCCCGGTGGTTCGCGCGGGGCGACCGCGTGCGCTGGTCCCGACGGCGGGTGGTGCTCGCCGGGGCCTTCGGGCTCGTGACGGCGGGGATGAACATCGTCTTCTACGAGGCGATCGCACGGCTGCCGCTCGGCACCGCGGTGGCGGTCGAGTTCGCGGGCCCGGTGCTCGTCGCGGCCCTCGGGTCCCGGAGCCGCCGCGACTGGTCGGCGCTCGCGCTCGTCGTGCTCGGGGTCGCCCTGATCGCCGACGTACGGCTGGAGGGCTCACCGGCCGGCGTGGTGTTCGCGCTGCTCGCCGCGCTGCTGTGGGCGGGCTACATCGTGCTGGGCGCGCGGGTCTCCAGCGGCTCGGGGTCGACCGGTGAAGGGATCGACGGCCTCGCCATCGGGTTCGTGGTCGCCGCCGTGGTGCTCTCGCCGCTCGCCCTGACCGCCGCCCCGATCGCGGGGGAGCCGGTGCTGCTGGGGACCGCGCTCGCGCTGGGCGTGCTGTCGTCGGTGGTGCCCTACGTGCTCGACCAGGTCGTGCTGCGCCGGGTGGGCCGCGCCCGCTTCGCGCTGCTCCTCGCGCTCCTGCCGCTGACCGCCACCGTCGTCGGGCTGGTGGGGCTCGCGCAGGTCCCGGCACCCCTGGAGGCGGTCGGGATCGCGGCCGTGATCGTCGGGGTGGCGCTGCGCCGGGAGCCGGCGGCCGCTGACTAG
- a CDS encoding DUF7455 domain-containing protein, with the protein MTMPGTLTRPELTASDRCDRCGAAAKVRAVLPSGGELLFCGHHARTHEAKLKELSIDVQAGETV; encoded by the coding sequence ATGACGATGCCCGGAACTCTGACCCGGCCAGAACTCACCGCCTCGGACCGTTGCGACCGCTGCGGTGCAGCGGCCAAGGTCCGCGCCGTCCTGCCCTCCGGCGGGGAGCTGCTCTTCTGCGGGCACCACGCCCGTACGCACGAGGCGAAGCTGAAGGAGCTCTCCATCGACGTGCAGGCCGGAGAGACCGTCTGA